From one Nilaparvata lugens isolate BPH chromosome 2, ASM1435652v1, whole genome shotgun sequence genomic stretch:
- the LOC111051067 gene encoding transmembrane protein 185B-like has protein sequence MNLQTIFRDFNPSKFIVHSSLMVFTALFALRLDGTINWSYWTVFSPIWFWKFMVIAGATVGSYVWWRYPHFRLEGEAYIHYKAMLVSLAQHLILLRFELLVCNKLQSGHHSWILVFIPLIFLSIVSIAVCIWAVKHDRSFELELFCAVNMLQFIFLSLRLDGFTSWSWVVVFVPLWIVMCLSLVGLFYIIIYALFRTQQLNARLRKMWFNLALAYTLLVVPVLVFLVLLTNKLDGDISMNYSGVVSPLFVSYVTLLLLTFSAKGGNKWWFGIRKDFSQFLQEYANMAYSTGRASEQNDGSSSSNNASQQPIIKEKNHKKSDLMKPVVPVISIEMPD, from the coding sequence ATGAATTTGCAAACCATTTTTCGAGACTTCAACCCCAGCAAATTTATAGTGCATTCTTCGTTGATGGTGTTCACTGCTCTATTTGCTTTACGACTGGATGGTACTATTAACTGGAGTTACTGGACTGTTTTCTCGCCAATATGGTTCTGGAAATTCATGGTCATAGCTGGAGCCACAGTTGGCAGCTACGTTTGGTGGCGATACCCGCATTTCAGGTTGGAAGGTGAGGCCTACATCCATTACAAAGCAATGCTTGTCAGTTTAGCCCAGCATCTAATTCTTCTGAGGTTCGAATTGCTAGTTTGCAATAAACTTCAATCAGGTCATCATTCATGGATACTAGTGTTTATTCCATTGATCTTTTTATCCATAGTTTCAATAGCAGTTTGCATTTGGGCAGTGAAACATGATCGATCCTTCGAGTTGGAACTGTTCTGTGCAGTGAACATGCTAcagttcatttttttatcacTTCGCCTGGATGGTTTCACTTCGTGGAGTTGGGTAGTGGTATTTGTGCCATTGTGGATTGTCATGTGCTTGAGTTTGGTTGGTTTGTTTTACATCATTATATATGCTCTGTTCCGCACACAACAATTGAACGCCAGATTAAGAAAGATGTGGTTCAATTTAGCTCTCGCCTACACACTGCTAGTTGTTCCTGTTTTAGTcttcctggtgcttctgacaaATAAGTTGGACGGTGACATATCTATGAATTACAGTGGAGTTGTTTCGCCTTTGTTTGTATCCTACGTTACTTTGTTACTCTTGACGTTTAGCGCGAAAGGGGGCAACAAATGGTGGTTTGGGATCAGGAAGGACTTCTCTCAGTTCTTGCAGGAGTATGCCAACATGGCGTATTCGACCGGAAGAGCATCCGAACAGAATGATGGGAGCAGCTCAAGCAATAACGCATCGCAACAACCAATCATCAAAGAGAAAAATCACAAGAAAAGTGACCTCATGAAACCAGTGGTACCTGTTATATCGATAGAGATGCCTGACTAA